From a single Bacillus pseudomycoides DSM 12442 genomic region:
- the bshB2 gene encoding bacillithiol biosynthesis deacetylase BshB2 → MERHVLVVFPHPDDESFAAGGTISLLRKQGVPVTYACGTLGQMGRNMGKNVFANRETIPNIREKELKDACEAMGIEDLRMLGFHDKTLEFEDVDFVADKIETVIRDVQPSRIITFYPEHGVHPDHDAFGRATVRAVSRMPKETRPVIHAVAITKNREEVLGEPDVVNNISEAFEQKLAALRAHRSQTEAMLEETEVKLQNKDAATLKWLQIEQFWTYKWE, encoded by the coding sequence ATGGAAAGACATGTGCTTGTTGTATTTCCGCATCCAGATGATGAATCATTTGCAGCAGGAGGAACAATTAGTTTATTAAGAAAGCAAGGAGTACCTGTAACATATGCGTGCGGGACGCTTGGACAAATGGGACGCAATATGGGTAAGAACGTTTTTGCCAATCGCGAAACGATTCCAAATATCCGTGAAAAGGAATTAAAAGATGCGTGCGAAGCAATGGGCATTGAAGATTTAAGAATGCTTGGTTTCCACGATAAAACATTAGAATTTGAAGATGTAGATTTTGTAGCAGATAAAATTGAAACAGTCATTCGCGATGTACAGCCATCACGAATTATTACATTCTATCCAGAGCACGGTGTTCATCCAGATCATGATGCATTCGGCCGTGCTACCGTTCGTGCAGTCTCACGTATGCCAAAAGAAACACGTCCGGTCATTCATGCAGTTGCGATTACAAAAAATCGTGAGGAAGTATTAGGTGAACCAGATGTTGTCAACAACATTAGTGAAGCCTTCGAACAAAAATTAGCAGCTTTACGTGCGCATCGTTCACAAACAGAAGCGATGTTAGAAGAAACGGAAGTAAAGCTGCAAAACAAAGATGCTGCAACATTAAAATGGTTACAAATTGAACAATTTTGGACTTATAAATGGGAATAG
- a CDS encoding ArsB/NhaD family transporter: MEHSAHEVANWQYYFAIAVFLVTYGFIISEKLNRAVIALFGAAIMIIFGIVDLHTAFTSHIQWETITLLIGMMILVHITSQSGVFEYVAIKAAKAAGGKPIRILLFLSLLTAVGSAFLDNVTTVLLIVPVTLSITRILKVQPVPYLISEVLFSNIGGTATLIGDPPNIMIGSANKHLDFNAFLLNLTPIVLIISIVTLGIIYLMYRNKLKTTSEQIAKLMALNEKDYIRDRSLLLKSLSILGLTILGFVLHSIIHVDAAVIAMTGATLLMLIGVKQHELEDVFAHVEWVTIFFFAGLFILVGGLIDIGLISSLAKEVIDITNGDIGFAAILILWVSGAASATIDNIPFVATMIPLIQDLASGLGLSVDSPQIEVLWWALSLGACLGGNGTLIGASANVVVAGIANREGHGFSYLDFLKIGLPLTIIALLLSHAYIYLRYLM; this comes from the coding sequence TTGGAACATTCAGCACATGAAGTAGCAAATTGGCAATATTATTTTGCAATCGCCGTATTTTTAGTAACATACGGATTTATTATTTCTGAGAAATTGAACCGTGCTGTAATTGCACTGTTCGGTGCTGCCATAATGATTATTTTTGGCATTGTAGACTTACATACTGCCTTTACATCGCATATCCAATGGGAGACCATTACCCTTTTAATTGGAATGATGATTCTCGTACATATTACGAGTCAATCTGGTGTATTTGAATATGTAGCCATTAAAGCAGCAAAAGCAGCGGGCGGAAAGCCCATTCGAATTTTATTATTTTTATCCCTATTAACCGCAGTCGGCTCTGCATTTTTAGATAACGTAACAACCGTTTTATTAATCGTTCCTGTTACACTATCTATCACACGCATTTTAAAGGTACAACCTGTTCCTTATTTGATTTCTGAAGTATTATTTTCAAATATTGGTGGTACTGCGACATTAATTGGTGATCCTCCAAACATAATGATTGGATCTGCTAATAAACACCTAGATTTCAATGCCTTTTTACTTAATTTAACGCCAATTGTACTTATCATTTCTATTGTTACATTAGGCATTATTTATCTTATGTATCGTAACAAATTAAAAACAACATCTGAACAAATTGCCAAGCTTATGGCACTAAATGAAAAAGACTATATTCGTGACCGAAGCTTACTCCTAAAATCGCTTTCCATTTTAGGTTTGACAATTCTCGGGTTTGTTCTTCATTCAATTATTCATGTAGATGCGGCAGTTATCGCGATGACCGGTGCAACGCTCCTCATGCTAATTGGTGTGAAACAACATGAATTAGAAGATGTATTTGCTCATGTAGAATGGGTAACAATTTTCTTCTTCGCTGGATTATTTATTCTTGTTGGTGGTTTAATTGATATCGGACTTATTTCATCTCTGGCAAAAGAAGTGATTGATATAACAAATGGTGATATCGGTTTTGCAGCGATTCTTATCTTATGGGTATCAGGGGCAGCATCAGCTACTATTGATAATATTCCATTTGTCGCAACGATGATTCCACTGATTCAAGATTTAGCATCAGGACTTGGACTTTCTGTTGATTCTCCTCAAATTGAAGTACTATGGTGGGCATTATCACTTGGTGCTTGCTTAGGAGGAAATGGAACATTAATTGGTGCTTCTGCAAACGTAGTTGTTGCCGGTATTGCTAACCGCGAAGGACACGGATTTTCTTACCTTGATTTCTTAAAAATTGGCTTACCCTTAACAATCATTGCATTATTATTATCACATG
- a CDS encoding PadR family transcriptional regulator, translating to MENLTEMLKGSLEGCVLEIISRHETYGYEITRRLNELGFTEVVEGTVYTILVRLEKKKLVNIEKKPSDMGPPRKFYSLNEAGRQELELFWRKWDFVSSKINVLKSI from the coding sequence ATGGAAAATTTAACTGAAATGCTGAAGGGTTCGCTGGAAGGCTGCGTGCTGGAAATCATCAGCCGCCATGAAACCTATGGCTACGAGATTACCCGCCGCCTGAACGAGCTTGGGTTCACCGAAGTCGTGGAAGGGACGGTCTATACCATCCTCGTGCGATTAGAAAAGAAAAAACTTGTGAACATAGAAAAGAAACCGTCAGATATGGGGCCGCCCCGCAAGTTTTACTCACTTAATGAGGCTGGCCGCCAGGAACTTGAATTGTTTTGGAGAAAATGGGATTTTGTATCATCAAAAATTAACGTCTTGAAGTCAATCTAG
- a CDS encoding YuzF family protein, producing MYYSYEDVFGYFRDGYEISGDVVALVDPYVIQTLQSIVGKRIVVETIRGSVNGTLRSVKPDHLVLEEKEVPVFVRIQQIVWFTPE from the coding sequence ATGTACTATTCATACGAAGATGTGTTCGGTTATTTTCGAGATGGTTATGAGATAAGTGGTGATGTGGTTGCACTTGTTGATCCATATGTTATACAAACATTGCAATCTATCGTTGGGAAAAGAATTGTAGTGGAAACAATTCGGGGAAGTGTAAATGGAACTTTGAGAAGTGTGAAGCCAGATCATCTTGTATTAGAAGAAAAAGAAGTGCCGGTATTTGTACGAATTCAGCAGATTGTGTGGTTTACGCCAGAGTAA
- a CDS encoding YojF family protein, producing MEIVKDSAVIQHEIERFVNKDVYIHLETTNGAYASHFNEKMMTVGAFIRNAIIRFERGKITGTNPYRVGLKMDHGWVYAEGITHWEVDEQDRLLLAGHDNKGRLAVALELSLTPFK from the coding sequence ATGGAAATAGTAAAAGATAGTGCTGTTATTCAACATGAAATCGAACGTTTTGTAAATAAAGATGTATATATTCATTTAGAAACGACAAATGGAGCATACGCTTCACATTTTAATGAAAAAATGATGACAGTCGGAGCGTTCATTCGAAATGCGATTATTCGTTTTGAACGAGGGAAAATAACAGGAACAAATCCATACCGAGTTGGTCTCAAAATGGACCATGGCTGGGTATATGCTGAAGGTATTACGCATTGGGAAGTAGACGAGCAAGATCGTCTGTTACTAGCGGGACATGATAATAAAGGGCGCTTAGCTGTAGCACTTGAGTTAAGCTTAACACCATTTAAATAA
- a CDS encoding DUF1048 domain-containing protein — MMEMFKKMIGDKKEYKMMMARVGALPEDYQFVFKKIQNYMWNFSAGNGMDMLHIQYELIELFEAGAAEGRQVLEITGEDVASFADELVANAKTYVSKYREDLNQSIMNRLRKK; from the coding sequence ATGATGGAAATGTTCAAAAAAATGATTGGTGATAAAAAAGAGTACAAAATGATGATGGCACGGGTTGGAGCTCTGCCAGAGGACTACCAGTTTGTATTTAAGAAAATTCAAAACTACATGTGGAATTTCTCAGCGGGCAACGGGATGGATATGCTACACATACAGTATGAATTAATCGAGTTGTTCGAAGCTGGTGCGGCGGAAGGTAGACAAGTGCTAGAAATCACTGGGGAGGACGTGGCGTCCTTTGCTGACGAACTAGTGGCAAACGCTAAAACCTATGTCTCCAAGTATCGTGAAGATTTGAATCAGAGTATCATGAATCGATTGAGAAAAAAATAA
- a CDS encoding DinB family protein, whose product MFHAKDVLSDQLLANANDPSWYLPFSDSVENLSEEEAFWKPNENCNSIAEIVQHLLYWNETWQTRYQKSHVNAVPSIGDNNKSFIIPENKSFSNLKERLLEVLLQWQDLLTEEKVESEVNGFPAHAKWWEILGNVSTHNAYHIGQIIFIRKLQNSWKVNVVKV is encoded by the coding sequence ATGTTTCATGCAAAAGACGTCTTATCCGATCAGTTATTAGCTAATGCTAATGATCCTAGCTGGTACCTTCCATTTTCTGACTCAGTCGAAAATTTGTCAGAGGAAGAAGCATTTTGGAAGCCTAACGAAAATTGTAATAGTATTGCTGAAATTGTGCAGCACCTACTTTATTGGAATGAAACATGGCAAACTAGGTACCAAAAATCTCATGTTAATGCTGTACCTTCCATAGGTGATAATAATAAAAGTTTTATAATTCCCGAAAATAAAAGTTTTAGTAACTTAAAAGAACGACTTTTAGAGGTGTTGTTACAATGGCAAGATTTATTAACGGAAGAAAAAGTTGAGAGTGAAGTAAATGGCTTCCCTGCACATGCGAAGTGGTGGGAGATACTTGGAAATGTATCCACTCATAACGCATATCACATTGGTCAAATCATCTTTATTCGAAAACTGCAAAATAGCTGGAAAGTGAATGTTGTTAAAGTGTAG
- a CDS encoding type 1 glutamine amidotransferase family protein, with translation MQTKKVYLYVFNTMSDWEYGYLIAELNSGRYFKKDVAPLKVVTVGTNKEGITTMGGLSIQPDMSLDECTLESKDLLVLPGGNTWREDIHQPILKKIDEALKIGTIVAAICGATEALANMGYLDFRKHTSNDLEYIKMVCPNYKGEKFYEMRPAVSGENLVTASGVAPLEFTMEVLKKLDVFAPDTLHAWYNLNKTHNPEYFFQLMNSINR, from the coding sequence ATGCAAACAAAAAAGGTTTATCTTTATGTATTTAATACAATGTCAGACTGGGAATATGGGTATTTAATTGCTGAATTAAACTCAGGAAGATATTTCAAAAAAGATGTAGCACCTTTAAAAGTAGTTACAGTAGGAACGAATAAAGAAGGTATTACTACGATGGGAGGGCTGAGCATACAACCAGATATGTCCCTTGATGAATGTACTCTTGAGAGTAAAGACCTTTTAGTCTTACCTGGAGGGAATACTTGGAGAGAAGATATTCATCAACCTATCTTAAAAAAAATTGATGAAGCCTTAAAGATTGGCACTATTGTTGCTGCAATTTGTGGTGCAACTGAGGCCCTCGCGAATATGGGATACTTAGATTTTAGAAAGCACACAAGCAATGACTTAGAGTATATTAAAATGGTCTGTCCTAATTATAAAGGAGAAAAATTTTATGAGATGAGACCTGCGGTATCTGGTGAGAATTTGGTTACTGCATCAGGAGTAGCACCTCTGGAATTTACGATGGAAGTACTGAAAAAATTAGATGTATTTGCACCTGATACATTACATGCATGGTATAACTTAAATAAGACTCATAACCCTGAATACTTCTTCCAGTTAATGAATTCAATAAATAGATGA
- a CDS encoding ABC transporter ATP-binding protein translates to MSNAAISVKGLKKSFKDKEVLNGVDFEVQRGSIFALLGSNGAGKTTTVNILSTLMKPDGGEVGICGFDVQRQPDYVRQSISLTGQFAALDGMLTGRENLMMIAKLRGVSNPAQVADNLLARFSLTDAANRRADQYSGGMKRRLDIAMSLIGTPAVIFLDEPTTGLDPEARIEVWDTVKELAGGGTTILLTTQYLEEAEQLADRIAILHG, encoded by the coding sequence ATGAGCAATGCAGCGATTTCTGTAAAAGGGTTAAAAAAATCTTTTAAAGACAAGGAAGTCTTAAATGGGGTGGATTTTGAGGTGCAGCGTGGCTCCATTTTCGCATTGCTGGGCTCAAATGGAGCGGGCAAGACGACGACGGTCAACATCCTCTCGACGCTGATGAAGCCAGATGGCGGCGAAGTAGGTATTTGCGGCTTTGACGTACAGCGTCAACCGGATTATGTTCGCCAGAGCATCAGTCTGACAGGACAGTTCGCAGCTTTAGACGGTATGCTCACCGGGCGAGAAAACCTGATGATGATTGCCAAGTTGCGTGGAGTTTCCAATCCCGCTCAAGTCGCTGATAATCTGCTTGCAAGATTTAGCCTGACCGATGCGGCCAACCGCAGGGCAGACCAGTATTCAGGCGGGATGAAGCGCCGGCTTGACATCGCCATGAGCCTGATCGGGACGCCAGCGGTCATTTTTCTCGACGAACCGACAACAGGGCTTGACCCCGAAGCGCGGATTGAAGTATGGGATACTGTCAAGGAGCTTGCCGGCGGCGGCACAACCATCTTGCTGACAACCCAGTACCTGGAGGAAGCCGAACAACTGGCGGACCGTATCGCTATCCTGCATGG